One genomic window of Paeniglutamicibacter sp. Y32M11 includes the following:
- the fusA gene encoding elongation factor G, with protein sequence MAQEVLTDLNKVRNIGIMAHIDAGKTTTTERILFYTGVNHKLGETHDGASTTDWMEQEKERGITITSAAVTCFWNKNQINIIDTPGHVDFTVEVERSLRVLDGAVAVFDGKEGVEPQSETVWRQADKYNVPRICFVNKMDKMGADFYFTVDTIIKRLGAKPLVMQLPIGSESDFVGVVDLLTMKALVWEGDAKGDVTMGAAYETREIPADMLEKAEEYRAKLVEDVAEGSDELMEKFLEGEEISVAELKAGIRKMVVNSEIYPVFCGSAFKNRGVQPMLDAVIDFLPNPMDVGATIGTDPKNEEIEIRREPNETEPFSALAFKIATHPFFGQLNFIRVYSGKATPGTQLLNSTKQKKERIGKLFQMHANKEMPVDEVHAGHIYAVIGLKDTTTGDTLCDPANPIVLESMSFPDPVIFVAIEPKTKGDQEKLSTAIQKLSAEDPTFTVSLNEDTGQTEIGGMGELHLDILVDRMRREFRVEANVGKPQVAYRETIKKSVEKVDFTHKKQTGGSGQFAKVQVSFEPLEVVDGVIYEFKNSVTGGRIPREYIPSIDAGIQDAMQFGILAGYPMVGVKAILLDGAYHDVDSSEMAFKIAGSQVFKEGARRAQPIILEPVMDVEVRTPEEYMGDVIGDLNSRRGSIASMEDAAGVKVIRATVPLSEMFGYIGDLRSKTQGRAVYSMTFSSYSEVPKAVADEIIQKSRGE encoded by the coding sequence GTGGCACAGGAAGTGCTTACCGACCTTAATAAGGTCCGCAATATCGGCATCATGGCTCACATCGACGCCGGTAAGACCACTACTACGGAACGCATCCTGTTCTACACGGGTGTGAACCACAAGCTCGGCGAGACGCACGATGGTGCCTCGACGACTGACTGGATGGAGCAGGAAAAGGAGCGCGGCATTACTATCACGTCTGCCGCCGTGACCTGCTTCTGGAACAAAAACCAGATCAACATCATTGACACCCCGGGCCACGTTGACTTCACAGTCGAGGTTGAGCGCTCACTGCGCGTCCTCGATGGTGCCGTTGCCGTGTTCGATGGCAAGGAAGGCGTGGAGCCGCAGTCTGAGACTGTTTGGCGCCAGGCTGACAAGTACAACGTTCCGCGTATCTGCTTCGTCAACAAGATGGACAAGATGGGTGCAGACTTCTACTTCACCGTCGACACCATCATCAAGCGCCTTGGTGCTAAGCCGTTGGTTATGCAGCTTCCGATCGGTTCCGAGTCCGACTTCGTCGGCGTCGTTGATCTGCTCACCATGAAGGCACTCGTTTGGGAAGGCGACGCCAAGGGCGACGTCACCATGGGTGCAGCATACGAAACTCGCGAAATTCCGGCAGACATGCTGGAAAAGGCCGAGGAATACCGCGCCAAGCTGGTTGAGGACGTTGCCGAGGGCTCTGACGAGCTCATGGAGAAGTTCCTCGAAGGCGAAGAGATCAGCGTTGCTGAGCTCAAGGCCGGAATTCGTAAGATGGTTGTTAACTCCGAGATCTACCCGGTCTTCTGTGGTTCTGCTTTCAAGAACCGTGGCGTTCAGCCGATGCTGGATGCTGTTATCGACTTCCTGCCGAATCCTATGGATGTTGGCGCGACGATCGGTACCGATCCGAAGAACGAAGAGATCGAGATCCGCCGCGAGCCGAACGAGACTGAGCCGTTCTCGGCTCTGGCCTTCAAGATCGCGACTCACCCGTTCTTCGGTCAGTTGAACTTCATCCGCGTGTACTCCGGTAAGGCAACTCCGGGTACTCAGCTGCTGAACTCGACGAAGCAGAAGAAAGAACGTATTGGCAAGCTCTTCCAGATGCACGCCAATAAGGAAATGCCAGTAGACGAGGTCCACGCCGGCCACATCTACGCAGTGATCGGCCTCAAGGACACCACCACCGGTGATACCTTGTGCGATCCGGCAAACCCGATCGTTCTTGAGTCGATGTCCTTCCCTGATCCCGTGATCTTCGTGGCCATTGAGCCCAAGACCAAGGGTGATCAGGAGAAGCTGTCAACGGCTATCCAGAAGCTTTCTGCCGAGGACCCGACGTTCACCGTCTCCCTCAACGAAGACACTGGCCAGACCGAAATTGGCGGCATGGGCGAGCTTCACCTGGATATCCTGGTGGACCGCATGCGTCGCGAATTCCGCGTTGAAGCTAACGTTGGCAAGCCGCAGGTTGCATACCGCGAAACCATCAAGAAGTCTGTGGAGAAGGTTGACTTCACCCACAAGAAGCAGACCGGTGGTTCGGGTCAGTTCGCAAAGGTCCAGGTCTCGTTCGAGCCCTTGGAAGTTGTTGACGGTGTCATCTACGAATTCAAGAACAGCGTTACCGGTGGCCGTATTCCTCGCGAATACATCCCGTCGATTGACGCTGGTATCCAGGACGCCATGCAGTTCGGTATCCTGGCCGGCTACCCGATGGTTGGCGTGAAGGCTATCCTCCTTGATGGTGCCTACCACGACGTTGACTCCTCGGAAATGGCATTCAAGATTGCTGGTTCACAGGTGTTCAAGGAAGGCGCACGCCGCGCCCAGCCGATCATTCTTGAGCCGGTTATGGATGTCGAAGTCCGTACTCCTGAGGAGTACATGGGCGATGTCATTGGTGACTTGAACTCCCGCCGTGGTTCCATCGCTTCGATGGAAGACGCTGCAGGCGTGAAGGTTATTCGTGCAACGGTTCCGCTGTCTGAAATGTTCGGTTACATTGGTGACCTGCGTTCGAAGACTCAGGGCCGTGCCGTGTACTCGATGACGTTCTCCAGCTACTCCGAGGTCCCGAAGGCAGTTGCCGACGAGATCATCCAGAAGTCCCGCGGCGAGTAA
- a CDS encoding DNA-directed RNA polymerase subunit beta' translates to MSSESSFGLMRIGLATAEEIRGWSYGEVKKPETINYRTLKPEKDGLFCEKIFGPTRDWECNCGKYKRVRFKGIICERCGVEVTRAKVRRERMGHIELAAPVTHIWYFKGVPSRLGYLLDLAPKDLEKIIYFAAYMVTSVDEERRHAELPNLQAQHDLERKQLVDTRDSDIAAIARELEDQLAALEAAGAKAAEKKKTRDLADKTMAQVRKRADADIERLDQVWDRFKNLKVADLEGDEGLFRSLRERYGLYFEGSMGAEAIKKRLQGFDMEAEAEILRDIIENGKGQRKTRALKRLKVVNAFLTTTNSPLGMVLDAVPVIPPELRPMVQLDGGRFATSDLNDLYRRVINRNNRLKRLLDLGAPEIIVNNEKRMLQEAVDSLFDNGRRGRPVTGPGNRPLKSLSDMLKGKQGRFRQNLLGKRVDYSGRSVIVVGPQLKLHQCGLPKQMALELFKPFVMKRLVDLNHAQNIKSAKRMVERYRPQVWDVLEEIITEHPVLLNRAPTLHRLGIQAFEPQLVEGKALQLHPLVCAAFNADFDGDQMAVHLPLSPEAQAEARILMLSSNNILKPSDGRPVALPSQDMIIGLHHLTTKRLDETGAGRAFTTPSEAFMAMDRGELHLNAPVKIRVSGFVPSEDQPAPEGWVAGEEAIIPTSLGQVLFNDTLPADYPWVERVAGKDALSEIVNDLAERYPKVVTAATLDNLKDAGFKWATFSGVTVAISDITSNMDKASILAPYEEKARRVQSQFDKGLIADTERRQDLIDIWTKATDEVAEAMKNGMEELNTINRMVTSKARGNWLQLRQIAGIRGLVSNPKGEIIPRPIKSSYREGLSVLEYFIATHGARKGLADTALKTANSGYLTRRLVDVSQDVIVREQDCGTNRGLTVPIAYTDEIGTVRMHETVENSAYTRTLATDVTDASGTVLAEGGSDVGDVLIDELFAAGVTEIKVRSVLTCESAVGTCALCYGRSLASGKTVDIGEAVGIIAAQSIGEPGTQLTMRTFHTGGAASAEDITQGLPRIQELFEARTPKGVAPISEVAGRVTIEDSEKQLRIVITPDNGDEEIAYPILRRARLLVVEGESVIVGQQLVAGAIDPKQVLRVLGPREAQKFLVREVQEVYQSQGVGIHDKHVEVIVRQMLRRITVIESGETDLLPGELADKARFQSANRKAVSEGKRPASGRDELMGITKASLATDSWLSAASFQETTRVLTQAAMEGKSDPLLGLKENVIIGKLIPAGTGLDRYTQVNVEPTEAAKASLFTGQSAFSTGMDYEGLEPGLSPEFHAIAMDDYDLGNDFR, encoded by the coding sequence ATGTCCAGCGAATCCTCATTCGGACTCATGCGCATCGGCCTGGCAACAGCGGAAGAGATCCGCGGGTGGAGCTACGGCGAGGTAAAGAAGCCCGAAACCATCAACTACCGCACCCTAAAGCCGGAAAAGGACGGTCTTTTCTGCGAAAAGATCTTCGGTCCGACTCGTGACTGGGAATGTAACTGCGGCAAGTACAAGCGCGTGCGTTTCAAGGGCATCATTTGCGAACGCTGTGGCGTCGAAGTTACCCGTGCCAAGGTGCGCCGCGAACGCATGGGCCACATCGAGCTTGCCGCTCCCGTGACCCACATCTGGTACTTCAAGGGCGTTCCCTCGCGCTTGGGCTACCTGCTTGACCTGGCACCGAAGGATCTTGAAAAGATCATTTACTTCGCTGCCTACATGGTCACTTCCGTTGATGAAGAGCGCCGTCACGCCGAACTGCCGAACCTCCAGGCCCAGCACGATCTGGAACGCAAGCAGCTCGTTGACACCCGCGACTCCGACATTGCCGCGATTGCCCGTGAACTCGAGGACCAGCTTGCTGCCCTCGAAGCCGCGGGTGCCAAGGCAGCGGAAAAGAAGAAGACCCGCGACTTGGCCGATAAGACGATGGCTCAGGTGCGTAAGCGCGCCGACGCCGACATCGAACGCCTCGACCAGGTCTGGGACCGCTTCAAGAACCTCAAGGTCGCTGACCTTGAGGGAGACGAAGGCCTGTTCCGTTCGCTGCGCGAACGTTACGGACTGTACTTCGAGGGCTCCATGGGCGCCGAAGCCATCAAGAAGCGCCTTCAGGGCTTCGACATGGAAGCAGAAGCCGAGATCCTGCGCGACATCATTGAGAACGGTAAGGGCCAGCGCAAGACGCGTGCCCTGAAGCGCCTCAAGGTTGTTAACGCGTTCTTGACCACGACCAACTCCCCGTTGGGCATGGTCTTGGATGCCGTTCCAGTGATCCCGCCGGAACTGCGCCCGATGGTTCAGCTCGACGGTGGCCGCTTTGCGACCTCCGACCTCAACGACCTGTACCGTCGCGTCATCAACCGCAACAACCGCCTCAAGCGCTTGTTGGACCTGGGCGCGCCGGAAATCATCGTGAACAACGAAAAGCGCATGCTGCAGGAAGCTGTTGACTCGCTCTTCGATAACGGTCGTCGTGGCCGTCCGGTAACCGGTCCGGGTAACCGTCCGTTGAAGTCCCTGAGCGACATGCTCAAGGGCAAGCAGGGACGATTCCGCCAGAACCTCCTCGGCAAGCGTGTTGACTACTCGGGCCGTTCGGTCATCGTGGTTGGCCCGCAGCTGAAGCTGCACCAGTGTGGTCTGCCTAAGCAGATGGCTCTGGAGCTCTTCAAGCCGTTCGTGATGAAGCGCTTGGTTGACCTCAACCACGCACAGAACATCAAGAGCGCTAAGCGCATGGTCGAGCGTTACCGCCCGCAGGTTTGGGATGTTCTCGAAGAGATCATCACCGAGCACCCCGTGTTGCTTAACCGTGCACCTACCCTGCACCGTTTGGGCATCCAGGCGTTCGAACCTCAGCTGGTTGAAGGTAAGGCCCTTCAGCTGCACCCGTTGGTTTGTGCCGCTTTCAACGCTGACTTCGACGGTGACCAGATGGCAGTTCACCTGCCGCTGAGCCCCGAAGCTCAGGCCGAAGCGCGAATCTTGATGCTCTCGAGCAACAACATTCTGAAGCCTTCGGATGGTCGCCCGGTTGCTCTGCCTTCACAGGATATGATCATCGGTCTGCACCACTTGACCACCAAGCGTCTGGACGAGACGGGCGCCGGTCGTGCGTTCACCACTCCGTCCGAGGCTTTCATGGCCATGGATCGCGGAGAACTCCACCTGAACGCACCGGTTAAGATCCGCGTCTCGGGCTTTGTCCCGTCCGAGGATCAGCCGGCACCGGAAGGTTGGGTAGCGGGCGAAGAAGCTATCATCCCGACGTCGCTCGGACAGGTGCTCTTCAACGACACCCTTCCGGCCGATTACCCGTGGGTTGAGCGCGTTGCCGGCAAGGATGCTCTCTCTGAGATCGTCAACGACTTGGCAGAGCGCTACCCGAAGGTTGTTACGGCGGCAACGCTGGATAACCTGAAGGATGCGGGCTTCAAGTGGGCGACCTTCTCGGGCGTCACCGTTGCCATCTCCGACATCACCTCGAACATGGACAAGGCTTCAATCCTTGCTCCGTACGAGGAGAAGGCACGTCGTGTGCAGTCGCAGTTCGACAAGGGCCTGATCGCCGACACCGAGCGTCGTCAGGACCTTATCGATATCTGGACCAAGGCCACCGATGAGGTAGCCGAGGCCATGAAGAACGGCATGGAAGAGCTGAACACCATTAACCGAATGGTGACCTCAAAGGCTCGTGGTAACTGGCTGCAGCTGCGCCAGATTGCCGGTATCCGTGGTCTGGTGTCTAACCCTAAGGGTGAGATCATCCCGCGTCCGATCAAGTCTTCCTACCGTGAAGGCTTGTCCGTTCTCGAGTACTTCATCGCGACTCACGGTGCCCGTAAGGGCCTGGCTGATACCGCGCTGAAGACCGCCAACTCGGGTTACTTGACCCGTCGTCTGGTGGACGTCTCGCAGGATGTCATCGTTCGCGAACAGGACTGTGGTACCAACCGCGGTCTGACCGTGCCGATTGCTTACACCGACGAAATCGGTACCGTGCGTATGCACGAAACCGTTGAGAACTCGGCGTACACCCGGACCTTGGCCACTGACGTGACCGATGCTTCGGGCACCGTGTTGGCAGAGGGCGGTTCCGACGTGGGCGACGTGCTCATCGACGAACTGTTCGCAGCCGGCGTCACCGAGATCAAGGTTCGCTCCGTGCTGACCTGTGAATCGGCCGTTGGAACCTGTGCACTTTGCTACGGTCGTTCCTTGGCCAGCGGCAAGACCGTTGACATCGGTGAGGCAGTGGGCATTATTGCCGCACAGTCCATTGGTGAGCCCGGTACCCAGCTGACCATGCGTACCTTCCACACCGGTGGTGCTGCTTCCGCGGAAGATATCACCCAGGGTCTGCCCCGTATCCAGGAGCTCTTCGAGGCACGTACACCTAAGGGTGTTGCCCCGATCTCCGAGGTTGCGGGTCGTGTCACGATCGAGGACAGCGAAAAGCAGCTCCGCATCGTGATCACCCCGGACAACGGTGACGAAGAAATCGCTTACCCGATTCTGCGTCGTGCACGTCTGTTGGTTGTTGAGGGCGAGTCCGTCATCGTTGGCCAGCAGTTGGTCGCCGGTGCAATTGACCCGAAGCAGGTACTGCGAGTTCTTGGCCCGCGAGAGGCACAGAAGTTCCTCGTCCGCGAAGTCCAGGAAGTGTACCAATCCCAGGGTGTTGGCATCCACGATAAGCACGTGGAAGTCATCGTTCGCCAGATGCTTCGCCGCATCACCGTCATCGAGTCGGGCGAAACCGACTTGCTGCCGGGCGAGCTTGCTGACAAGGCACGCTTCCAGTCGGCCAACCGCAAGGCTGTTTCCGAAGGTAAGCGTCCGGCTTCCGGTCGTGACGAATTGATGGGTATTACCAAGGCTTCCTTGGCTACCGATTCATGGCTCTCGGCTGCTTCCTTCCAGGAGACCACGCGTGTCCTGACTCAGGCTGCAATGGAAGGCAAGTCCGATCCATTGCTCGGCCTGAAGGAAAACGTGATCATCGGTAAGTTGATCCCGGCCGGTACCGGCTTGGACCGCTACACCCAGGTAAACGTGGAACCGACCGAGGCAGCGAAGGCTTCGCTGTTCACCGGTCAGTCCGCCTTCTCCACCGGCATGGACTACGAAGGTTTGGAGCCGGGCCTCAGCCCGGAATTCCACGCCATCGCCATGGATGACTACGATCTCGGCAACGATTTCCGCTAA
- a CDS encoding HNH endonuclease signature motif containing protein codes for MAALTTAGLAELQHVLAPSIESPDESISEVPVDDKLRLLALLNPVLKRLVDDIAAQLGSSAVRSLLLAMLTEDLSRTTGRAQIVAAGKVDETNAHTMAQEPLSELIELHNHLEDFIGGASILPTDHYHSPGTKMLFRDSTDLLKDRLHLSYMAAKHRLLTRDLLLPHTGFNGAPISPRYKELGRVFNDGTADPLEAAGTARRLLALQPGIDAQPDPATAAERIEKQVAESLTSRNQSGTGQLLKLISSQLDGTALERSEKQMEDHFGLEFKGKRPHGFIWELCTGTSGHELLTTLSDELSNPRSKFGSVPEAPEALGQPALLGMDGSPQLSPEPTIIPAWAVSPDMPMDERPRAEFSDLGQVPPADIQGTQIPMLPGETLAAAQSRSKARNLLQAFFDAIRCTMNQDPYPTENLPMKPNIDLIVTISWDSLIGKLNDPGISNHGHLVSAAYARRLACVANVLPAVLGTESQPLDLGRTQRFFSRAQRRAMALRDRGCINPGCTMAAHRCEANHIQPWYLGGETDLSNGALLCPICHASFHAGHFKIVVLKSIPYVLQNKAVDPEQRLRRNWFFHPQSDSVQEP; via the coding sequence ATGGCGGCACTCACCACCGCCGGACTGGCTGAATTGCAGCACGTCTTGGCACCGTCCATAGAGAGCCCGGATGAGTCTATCTCCGAGGTACCTGTGGACGACAAGCTGCGTCTGCTTGCCCTACTGAATCCAGTACTCAAGCGGCTTGTTGATGACATCGCCGCCCAACTTGGAAGTTCGGCCGTACGGTCGCTGCTTCTGGCAATGCTGACCGAAGACCTATCAAGAACCACTGGACGCGCTCAAATTGTGGCCGCCGGCAAGGTAGACGAAACCAATGCTCACACCATGGCCCAGGAACCTCTGAGCGAACTTATTGAGCTCCATAACCATCTCGAAGATTTCATCGGCGGCGCGTCGATTCTGCCCACGGACCATTACCACTCCCCGGGCACAAAAATGCTTTTCCGAGATTCCACCGATCTACTCAAAGATCGCCTGCACCTCTCCTATATGGCGGCCAAGCATCGACTTCTCACCCGAGACCTCCTGCTCCCACACACAGGCTTTAACGGGGCACCCATTTCCCCTCGTTATAAGGAACTCGGAAGGGTATTCAACGACGGCACGGCCGATCCGTTGGAAGCCGCAGGTACCGCACGGCGGCTCCTAGCCCTGCAACCGGGCATTGATGCCCAGCCGGACCCTGCCACAGCAGCGGAACGCATTGAAAAGCAGGTGGCCGAGTCCCTGACATCACGGAATCAGAGCGGTACCGGTCAGCTACTCAAGCTCATTTCTTCACAGCTAGACGGCACTGCCCTCGAACGCTCCGAGAAACAAATGGAGGACCATTTTGGCCTCGAGTTCAAAGGCAAACGACCCCACGGGTTCATCTGGGAACTATGCACCGGGACATCCGGTCATGAATTACTCACAACACTCTCTGACGAGCTGAGTAACCCGCGGTCCAAATTCGGAAGCGTACCCGAAGCCCCAGAAGCACTCGGGCAACCGGCGCTTTTGGGGATGGACGGTTCCCCACAGCTCTCCCCCGAACCGACTATTATCCCAGCTTGGGCAGTCAGCCCAGATATGCCGATGGATGAGCGACCCCGTGCCGAGTTCTCTGATCTGGGTCAGGTGCCACCGGCCGATATTCAAGGTACCCAGATCCCGATGCTTCCCGGTGAGACTTTGGCTGCGGCTCAATCGCGATCCAAGGCCAGGAACCTACTTCAGGCATTCTTTGACGCCATTCGTTGCACCATGAACCAAGATCCATATCCCACGGAAAATCTCCCCATGAAACCCAATATCGATTTGATCGTCACGATTTCGTGGGATTCGCTGATTGGAAAGCTCAACGATCCGGGAATCTCCAATCACGGACATCTGGTGTCTGCTGCCTACGCTCGACGGCTGGCGTGCGTCGCCAACGTTCTGCCCGCGGTACTCGGCACCGAATCGCAGCCCTTGGATCTAGGCCGAACCCAGCGTTTCTTCAGTCGGGCGCAACGTCGGGCCATGGCACTGCGGGACCGCGGATGCATCAACCCAGGTTGCACCATGGCCGCACACCGTTGCGAAGCGAACCATATCCAACCGTGGTACCTCGGCGGTGAGACAGATTTGTCCAATGGGGCCCTCTTGTGTCCGATCTGCCACGCGTCCTTCCACGCCGGACACTTCAAGATTGTTGTCCTCAAGTCGATCCCTTATGTTCTACAAAACAAGGCCGTTGACCCCGAACAACGACTCAGGCGCAATTGGTTCTTTCACCCTCAAAGTGACTCCGTCCAGGAGCCCTAA
- the rpsG gene encoding 30S ribosomal protein S7: MPRKGPAPARPLVSDPVHGSPLVTQLINKVLVDGKKSTAERIVYGALAGVAAKNAADPVVTLKKAMDNIRPALEVRSRRVGGATYQVPVEVKPGRSTALALRWLVGYSKARREKTMIERLMNEILDASNGLGAAVKRREDTHKMAESNKAFAHYRW; the protein is encoded by the coding sequence ATGCCTCGTAAGGGTCCGGCGCCCGCGCGCCCACTCGTCTCGGATCCGGTACACGGTTCCCCGCTTGTTACCCAGCTGATCAATAAGGTTTTGGTCGATGGTAAGAAGTCCACAGCCGAGCGTATCGTTTACGGTGCACTCGCAGGTGTTGCAGCCAAGAACGCTGCTGACCCGGTTGTTACCTTGAAGAAGGCCATGGATAACATCCGCCCGGCCCTCGAAGTTCGTTCCCGCCGTGTTGGTGGCGCAACGTACCAGGTTCCCGTTGAGGTCAAGCCCGGTCGTTCGACCGCTCTTGCACTTCGCTGGCTCGTTGGTTACTCGAAGGCTCGCCGCGAGAAGACCATGATCGAGCGTCTCATGAACGAGATCCTCGACGCTTCCAACGGTCTTGGCGCTGCTGTAAAGCGTCGCGAAGATACCCACAAGATGGCAGAGTCCAACAAGGCCTTCGCCCACTACCGCTGGTAA
- the rpsL gene encoding 30S ribosomal protein S12 — protein sequence MPTIQQLVRKGRSPKVKKTKAPALKGNPMRRGVCTRVYTTTPKKPNSALRKVARVRLAGGVEVTAYIPGVGHNLQEHSIVLVRGGRVKDLPGVRYKIVRGALDTQGVKNRKQARSRYGAKKEGK from the coding sequence GTGCCTACTATTCAGCAGCTGGTCCGTAAGGGCCGCTCGCCGAAGGTCAAAAAGACCAAGGCCCCAGCCCTTAAGGGCAACCCGATGCGTCGTGGCGTTTGCACCCGTGTGTACACCACGACCCCGAAGAAGCCTAACTCCGCACTTCGTAAGGTCGCACGTGTGCGTCTTGCCGGTGGCGTTGAAGTTACCGCTTACATTCCTGGTGTTGGTCACAACCTTCAGGAACACTCCATCGTGCTCGTTCGCGGTGGTCGTGTGAAGGACCTTCCGGGTGTGCGCTACAAGATCGTACGTGGTGCCCTCGATACCCAGGGTGTGAAGAACCGTAAGCAAGCTCGCTCGCGCTACGGTGCCAAGAAGGAAGGTAAGTAA